One window of the Nitrospira sp. genome contains the following:
- a CDS encoding GNAT family N-acetyltransferase yields the protein MPPTLKTTVTFSEKKSLQPEQLLTLFQQAPWAKGRTLNDARDMLRHTDVALCAWDGDHLVGFGRVLTDFVYRATIWDVIVDEAYQKQGIGAEIVQRILHHPRLKKVELFWLCTRRPGFYEKLGFSSKEQTGMVWNRNQNARME from the coding sequence ATGCCCCCTACGCTCAAGACCACGGTAACATTTTCAGAGAAGAAGTCTCTCCAACCAGAACAATTATTGACCTTGTTTCAGCAGGCACCCTGGGCCAAGGGGCGGACGCTGAATGATGCCCGCGACATGCTTCGCCACACCGATGTAGCCTTGTGTGCCTGGGACGGCGATCACCTGGTTGGCTTTGGCCGCGTCCTCACGGATTTCGTCTATCGCGCAACCATCTGGGATGTGATCGTGGACGAAGCCTATCAGAAGCAGGGCATCGGAGCTGAAATCGTCCAACGGATTCTTCATCATCCGCGGTTGAAGAAAGTGGAGCTTTTCTGGCTCTGCACCCGCCGGCCGGGCTTCTACGAAAAGCTGGGATTCAGTTCGAAGGAACAGACCGGCATGGTCTGGAACCGCAACCAAAACGCTCGGATGGAATAA
- a CDS encoding outer membrane beta-barrel protein, translated as MKFRRRVMVGMLLASCSLIVLLGNPVFAQDSKDNFGGIEPGKWVLGMRAGFAPLTQSLTANSSTDVGSLVNFQAMYSLNKWLLVGMMLEWERHAIDQDRPQRDLGHQDTVSLLPTVELRPVNFGSLSPYVNMSFGVNVNGFGGNSGSRISPSNTLAWRLGWGADYMITKQFALNAEMAYKRNDGHTTSPVNGARNDDWNASSFGFLFGVKMYF; from the coding sequence TTCTTTTAGGCAACCCTGTCTTCGCGCAAGACAGTAAAGACAATTTCGGTGGCATCGAGCCGGGGAAATGGGTCCTCGGAATGCGCGCTGGCTTCGCCCCATTGACACAAAGTCTGACGGCGAATTCCTCTACCGATGTCGGTTCGTTGGTGAACTTTCAGGCCATGTATAGCTTAAATAAATGGCTGCTCGTCGGAATGATGTTGGAGTGGGAACGTCATGCGATCGACCAAGATCGTCCGCAGCGCGACCTGGGACATCAAGACACAGTATCACTGCTGCCAACTGTAGAGCTCCGGCCAGTGAACTTTGGCTCGCTGAGCCCTTATGTCAACATGAGCTTCGGCGTGAATGTGAATGGCTTTGGTGGGAATTCTGGATCCAGAATTAGTCCCAGCAACACCTTGGCCTGGCGATTGGGATGGGGAGCGGATTACATGATCACAAAGCAGTTCGCTTTGAATGCGGAAATGGCCTACAAACGAAATGACGGGCATACCACATCGCCAGTGAATGGAGCGCGGAATGATGACTGGAACGCCTCGTCCTTTGGGTTCCTCTTCGGGGTGAAGATGTATTTCTAA